The Gossypium arboreum isolate Shixiya-1 chromosome 6, ASM2569848v2, whole genome shotgun sequence DNA window TTGTTTTAGGGGCAACTTCTGTAGCACACGggctgtcacacggccatgtgccataCATGGTCACCTTACATAGTCGTGTGTCAATATTATtttaggtacaggtttcacatAGTTTGGCACACGACCTGCGACACAACCATGTGGCCCTATTTTGAATACCCACACAGGCAGACACGCAGGCTGGGACAAGACCGTGTGCCCCATACTTCGAATACTCACACGTTCTGGGCTATCTTACATGGTCTGGCCACATGgttgtgtgacccttgttttcaaAGTTTTCCAAAATTTCTTGATTTATTTCAAATTGGTCCCTGGATATTCCAAACTTATTTTTATGATCTCGTAAGCTCAAATTAAAGTCCATAACCATGCTTATGCCATGAATAAATATTAGTTTGAATGTTATTATTTGAATTGATTAATTGCTTTTAAAGGTCATTATTGGTTATGATTTGATAGATAATGCTCATAACCCTAATTCGATAATGGAGACGGATTAAAGGTGTTACATGTATGTTCTTCTATTAGTCAACAAGTATTGATCCACCATACTGATCATCGAATCGTCGCTTAGAGCTTGTTggcaaaactttaaaaaaaaaaaacttaacaacccaatgacttaaataaaaacttttgaatagttcggtaacttaaatgaaaactttgtaaaataaacttaaatttatctatattttaaaattacatGGGCAAAAATCAATCATAAGCAAAGCATTCCAATATCTACCCATAATATAGTGGCAAAATTGCCCAATAACCCTATATATTCCACAACTTGATCGGGGAAGGGTCTGTTAATTATGGGATAATTTTAGAATTAATTAGATAGATATTTCAACAAAAGTCAGTTGAGACCTTTTAAGAAGTTTTTACAAGGGATTTGTTTCCTGATTAATGCTACAATCCTTTTCTATTTATTTGGCTTACTCTAATGGAATAAATAAGTTTTATCCAGCCCTATCTTATAAATGCATAATCCCCAACCAAACTCAAAACTatgttatttacaagtgtattttTTTATAGGGACCACCAACAAACAAGGTTTATTATACATAACCTTCGTAAATCTATAGGTGCAGTTTAAGGCCACATTGTTATTTGTTAACATGGGCAATGGCTCAGGAGTCAGGAACCCAAGAGCAAGGGCTTGCTTAACCAGTACTGCTGAAATCTCTGCCTTGCATACTCCAGGTAATCAAAGTCTATCTTGTTTACATGACCCTGAAAATGTCGACCAGAGAATTAGTCCTCGAAAACTCTCCCCATTAAGCTAATGGGAAGTAAACAGAGATAGTGCAGAAACACCTACCGAGATAATTCCCCATAAGCCCCAAAACAGATGATTAGCAAGAGTGTATTTCTCTGCATCGATAAGTAGCTGCTCCACTTCAGCATCAATGGGTTCGTTACCTTCATGCAGCAGTTCAAGACATCACTCTTAATTACAATCATATGGGATGGATATAGATTTATTTCACATAGGTGCATATATATTCATGTCTAAGGTTAACGGTCAAATAGAGATAGATAAGAGTATGTTCTAGCCAGATTCTTTTCTATACAGTATGCAGAGAATGATACCCAACCTGAAGATCTGAGATATGCACAGATGAATCTCCGGCGCTGCTCCATATCTGTTATCCAAAGGCAAGAGGAACAGGTATATGATTAGACCCGAAAATGCAGGATGGCTGAAGCCAAAGAACATGGGATGTTTCTAATTTATAACCGTTACACACCAGGGTATATGCTGTAGTCCAAAAGATGGGGAGTCTCAGTATGATAATTTGCTGCCATCTCACAAAAGTGATTAGCAAGATCGTAAGCTACTGGATTGTAACTTGCATACTCATAATCCTGTAAAAGGGAATTAACAAACCTTAAAACGTGCACAGTCAGCACAAAATTTCATTAATCTATCCTGCAAGTCTCATTCTACACACAATATGCAAAAGAAACGAATCAGAAGAATATGTAGATAAAGTTGAGGAAAATAGATAACATACTTATGATTTGCAGATGACAAGTAAGGTAATGCAAACAAAACATGGCCCGTCAAATATCATCAAACGCTCAAAGCCTCAAAATTTTGAAATCCTTATCTGATAAATAGGCTTAGGCTCATCAAGAGATAAATAAGAACCTCAGGAAAGAGGCTGGCCCAGTCCCTTGGCTTCTCATGTttgctttctttttgtttcataAACTCAAGCGCAGCTGAAGGTTCAACTGCAACTTGTTATAAATGCAGTCACCAAACAGACCTCATCTGCAATTTCCATATGCTTAATAGTCGACTACTAAATTAAAAGTGCAAGAAGTTTAGCTGAATAAAACAACTTCAGATATGTTGATCAGAGGAATAGCTCCAAAAGCATGTTTAACGTCAATCAGAATGCACATTAGCAGTCTAGAACTATAAGCAGTATTAGTAAAGCATTGTATAGAAGCCATACTTGCAGCTAATAGTAACTGAGCAGAAAAACTCACGATTAGGGTAATTGCTCTTGTCTCTTCATCCATCATTATGTTACCATATTGTAAATCGTTGTGACAAAATCCAATTTCTTGATAGTCCTTTGCTAACTCTTTCTCTAGTACGTTGATTTCATCACCTAGAACATTCAAGCAAAAGTCTTTTGCATCTTTTGGTGAACAGAATTTCTTTGCATGACCAAGCCAGGTCCTGGTAAGAAGCAAAAAGGGATCAAAttacttatcaactcaaaatATAAAAAGCACTAACATCAAACGTGCATATTGGCACCTCAATCGCTTCCAGAGAAGCACATCCTTTGGACCAGGCATGTCCAGATTGTGGAACTCTCTCAATTTAGCTGCTATCAGAGCAGATATTTCAGGGTCACGGAGGTCAGCAGCAGAGAGTGTCTGGTATatcaaagaaagaaaaattgaaagGTGAAAAGCATATCAAAAGATATAGAAGCCTGAAGCAAAAACATCCCTGATTCACTATTGAATCTAGCAGTGGTTGTCAATTAAAATTGATTATCATAGTCAGCCAACTTGTAATATATGAACTGTGGTTAAGATGTACAATATGGGGTGGTGCAAATATTAGACATAAAGATAAATCATAAAATGTTTAAGTTTCCAGAGAAACTTTCACATACCCTGGCATGGATGAATTCCTCAATCCTCCCATCAGGAAACCGCCCAAGTAGCCTCGGTCCCTGACCATGCTTGGACATGCACTCAAAGGTCCTAATCTCATCATCTCTATTGAAAAACAATTCCACTCCTTCACCATAAATCCTGACCAACACCTTCTGATGAAGATCATCATGTATTGTCGGCCAGTTTATCTGAAAAACCTCGTTAGTCATAGCTCCCTTCAGTGGGATCACATGGAATTCTTCCATATCTTGGATCTTATCTCCCCATTCGGATGCTACCGCTTTCAAAACATTCTTCAGTTCTTCTGGTGCAGAACTTGGAATGAATCCATTCTTCTTTATAGCCATTTGCGTATCAAAGATTTTGACTATCCTTTTACCTATAATCAAAGATCCCAGAAAAGATTATACCTTCGACACAGAACTTTCATAAAATTAAGATAAAATAACAATATAGTCTTTGAAAAGAAAACAAACAATTCAACACTGAAATAACCCAGAAAGAATCCTACAAAAAAGTCAACGGAAACCGTAAGGATCCAAGCCTTTCAACAAGGTTACAATCTCAAATCTTCAAATACATTCATAAAAGGGAGATCTTCCCAGCCAACCTCTGGATATCAAAACTggattaaaaaacaaaaaaaatctccCCATTTGAGGAAAACTTTCAATATTTTGATATGGCAAACAATTCAACCATCGAGGTTTAATCAATTCCAAATCCTTATATCTTGTCAAAGAAAGAGTTCATCTCAAATCAACAAAAAAGTT harbors:
- the LOC108484307 gene encoding probable choline kinase 1 — translated: MAIKKNGFIPSSAPEELKNVLKAVASEWGDKIQDMEEFHVIPLKGAMTNEVFQINWPTIHDDLHQKVLVRIYGEGVELFFNRDDEIRTFECMSKHGQGPRLLGRFPDGRIEEFIHARTLSAADLRDPEISALIAAKLREFHNLDMPGPKDVLLWKRLRTWLGHAKKFCSPKDAKDFCLNVLGDEINVLEKELAKDYQEIGFCHNDLQYGNIMMDEETRAITLIDYEYASYNPVAYDLANHFCEMAANYHTETPHLLDYSIYPDMEQRRRFICAYLRSSGNEPIDAEVEQLLIDAEKYTLANHLFWGLWGIISGHVNKIDFDYLEYARQRFQQYWLSKPLLLGS